A single window of Thermodesulfobacteriota bacterium DNA harbors:
- a CDS encoding nuclear transport factor 2 family protein, with the protein MKGKWIVWNTGLLLLAFVFMFISIESSFSSEPEKDVKEAATQFYSALNTMFKGDIAPMIEVWSHAPDVTYLGPQGGILIGWDQVRKAWEEQAALKLGGQVNPEDMHITVGDKIGITQNYERGTSYVDGKPETVNIRATNIFRLEEEKWKMISHHTDVLPSLEKSMENK; encoded by the coding sequence ATGAAAGGTAAATGGATTGTTTGGAATACAGGATTGTTATTATTAGCATTTGTTTTTATGTTCATTAGTATTGAGTCCTCCTTCTCCTCGGAACCAGAGAAGGATGTTAAGGAAGCGGCGACGCAGTTTTATTCTGCTCTTAACACCATGTTTAAGGGTGACATTGCACCAATGATTGAAGTATGGTCCCACGCTCCTGACGTAACATATCTTGGACCGCAGGGGGGCATCTTGATCGGATGGGATCAAGTCCGTAAAGCGTGGGAGGAGCAGGCAGCGCTTAAATTAGGAGGTCAGGTAAACCCCGAAGATATGCATATTACCGTAGGAGATAAGATTGGTATTACGCAGAACTACGAACGCGGAACCAGTTACGTTGATGGCAAACCTGAAACAGTAAATATTCGAGCGACAAACATATTCCGGCTGGAGGAAGAAAAGTGGAAGATGATCAGCCATCACACAGATGTTCTACCTTCGCTTGAGAAGTCAATGGAAAATAAGTAG
- the lexA gene encoding transcriptional repressor LexA, translating to MKGLTNIQNSVLTFIKKHVDAGVPFPSLREIAGYFGFGHTTARFHLMALERKGYIKKRSQRVSDYMLAEDHFNIPSTFDLVATIPAGTPLAIFEGTEDTFTVDNNFFGGGQLKAVYISGESMNGDSISDGDIGIIRLQKDWNKRDIVAVRVNGDEITLKRIRIKKNIAELIPSNPEFPVRRFPAEEVEIVGKLVGIIRKT from the coding sequence ATGAAGGGGTTAACTAATATCCAAAACAGCGTTTTAACTTTTATTAAAAAGCATGTCGACGCCGGGGTGCCCTTTCCTTCGCTTAGAGAGATTGCAGGTTATTTCGGATTTGGGCATACAACGGCAAGGTTTCATTTAATGGCGCTTGAAAGGAAAGGTTATATTAAGAAGCGTAGCCAAAGAGTGAGTGACTATATGCTCGCTGAAGATCATTTTAATATTCCCAGCACGTTTGATCTAGTTGCAACAATTCCCGCGGGAACCCCCCTGGCCATATTTGAGGGTACAGAGGATACCTTCACGGTTGACAACAACTTTTTCGGCGGCGGTCAACTGAAAGCCGTTTATATCTCGGGCGAAAGTATGAACGGGGATTCAATCTCGGACGGAGATATCGGAATAATACGGCTCCAAAAAGATTGGAATAAACGTGACATCGTAGCAGTGAGAGTGAATGGCGACGAAATAACCTTGAAACGTATCAGGATAAAGAAAAACATCGCTGAATTAATACCTTCTAATCCGGAGTTTCCCGTTCGAAGGTTTCCGGCGGAAGAAGTCGAGATTGTCGGCAAGCTAGTTGGAATAATTAGAAAAACCTGA